The following DNA comes from Pseudomonas triticicola.
AGCTGGAAAACCAGATCAAGGGCACCGACAAGGAAAAGTACTTGGTCGGCATCCGCAAGCTGTTGGACGAGTGCTCGTTCTCCTACACCCGTCAGACCGAAATGAAAGGTCTGGGCCACGCGATCCTGACTGGCCGCCCACTGATCGGTGACGAACCGTTCGCCGTGGTCCTGGCGGACGACCTGTGCGTCAACATCGATGGCGACGGCGTGCTGACCCAGATGGTCAAGCTGTACAAGCAGTTCCGTTGCTCGATCGTCGCCATTCAGGAAGTCGATCCGCAGGAAACCAACAAGTACGGCGTAATCGCTGGCGAAATGATCCGCGACGACATCTACCGCGTACACAGCATGGTCGAGAAGCCAAAGCCGGAAGACGCGCCGTCGAACCTGGCGATCATCGGTCGCTACATCCTGACCCCGGATATCTTCGACCTGATCGAACAGACCGAGCCAGGCAAGGGCGGTGAAATCCAGATCACCGACGCCCTGATGAAGCAGGCCCAGAACGGCTGCG
Coding sequences within:
- the galU gene encoding UTP--glucose-1-phosphate uridylyltransferase GalU; this encodes MIKKCLFPAAGYGTRFLPATKAMPKEMLPVVNKPLIQYGVEEALDAGLTEISIVTGRGKRALEDHFDISYELENQIKGTDKEKYLVGIRKLLDECSFSYTRQTEMKGLGHAILTGRPLIGDEPFAVVLADDLCVNIDGDGVLTQMVKLYKQFRCSIVAIQEVDPQETNKYGVIAGEMIRDDIYRVHSMVEKPKPEDAPSNLAIIGRYILTPDIFDLIEQTEPGKGGEIQITDALMKQAQNGCVMAYKFKGKRFDCGGAEGYIDATNFCFENFYKTGKAY